One Rissa tridactyla isolate bRisTri1 chromosome 1, bRisTri1.patW.cur.20221130, whole genome shotgun sequence DNA segment encodes these proteins:
- the TRPV5 gene encoding transient receptor potential cation channel subfamily V member 5: MGVPLLGDSKPFYFRIWNGLSEKLQGKKSWDKHLDEIYLLQQKRIWESPLLQAAKENNLPAIRKLLTDGTCDIYQRGALGETALHVAALYDNVEAAVTLMEAAPDLVNEGMTSELYEGQTALHIAAVNQNVTLVKALLKRGANACTARATGHFFRCSSQNLLYFGEHVLSFAACVGNEEIVQLLIESGADIRAQDYLGNTVLHILVLQPNKTFACHMYSLILSYDRNKEGPGSLELIPNNEGLTPFKLAGVEGNTVMFQYLMQKRKHNLWSFGPLTTVLYDLTEIDSWAEDQSFLELIVSTKKREARQILDLTPVKELVSLKWNMYGRPYFCFLALFYILYMVCFTMCCVYRPLKPRTGNKTSGRDNTIYVQKMLQESYMTYEDELRLVGELITVIGAIVILILEIPDILRVGAAKYFGQTILGGPFHIIVITYACMILVTMVMRLTSTTGEVVPMSFALVLGWCNVMYFARGFQMLGPFTIMIQKMIFGDLMRFCWLMAVVILGFASAFYIIFQTENPENLGQFYNYPMSLFTTFELFLTIIDGPANYDVDLPFMYSVVYFAFAIIATLLMLNLLIAMMGDTHWRVAHERDELWRAQVVATTVMLERKLPRCLWPRSGICGREYGLGDRWYLRVQDRVDPNKHKMMRYTEAFKTQDRDNYDKDLEKLEIDRNILYKKELSALSLSRSTSRTSSHRGWEILRRNTFHQLRGEVGHHTMEEEVYDV; encoded by the exons ATGGGGGTACCTTTACTTGGGGACAGCAAGCCCTTCTATTTCCGGATCTGGAATGGACTAAGTGAGAAGTTACAAGGCAAAAAATCCTGGGATAAACATCTGGATGAAATCTACTTACTCCAGCAGAAAAG AATCTGGGAATCCCCACTCCTCCAGGCTGCCAAAGAGAACAACCTCCCAGCCATTAGGAAACTTCTCACTGACGGAACATGTGATATCTATCAGAGAG GTGCATTGGGGGAGACTGCCCTTCATGTAGCTGCCTTGTATGATAATGTGGAGGCTGCAGTGACTCTGATGGAAGCAGCTCCTGACCTTGTCAATGAGGGGATGACATCAGAGCTGTATGAAG GGCAGACAGCTCTCCACATTGCAGCAGTGAACCAGAACGTCACTTTGGTGAAGGCTTTACTCAAGAGAGGGGCCAATGCTTGCACAGCACGGGCCACTGGGCACTTCTTCAGGTGCAGCTCCCAGAATCTTCTCTATTTCG GAGAGCATGTTTTATCATTTGCTGCCTGTGTGGGAAATGAGGAAATCGTACAGTTGCTTATTGAAAGTGGAGCTGACATTAGAGCCCAAGATTACCTGG GTAACACTGTTCTTCACATCCTGGTTCTCCAACCTAATAAGACATTTGCCTGCCACATGTACAGCCTGATACTTTCCTATGACAGGAACAAAGAGGGACCAGGATCACTTGAATTGATTCCTAACAATGAGGGGCTTACTCCATTCAAACTGGCTGGAGTTGAGGGCAACACTGTG ATGTTTCAATACCTTATGCAGAAGCGGAAACACAATCTCTGGTCCTTTGGCCCCTTGACCACTGTGCTGTATGATCTCACAGAGATTGACTCCTGGGCTGAAGATCAGTCCTTTCTTGAGCTCATTGTCTCAACCAAGAAGAGAGAG GCACGCCAGATCTTGGACCTAACACCTGTGAAGGAGCTGGTGAGCCTGAAGTGGAATATGTATGGTCGTCCCTATTTCTGTTTCCTGGCTTTATTCTATATACTCTACATGGTCTGCTTCACTATGTGCTGCGTCTACCGACCACTGAAACCTCGAACAGGCAACAAAACAAGCGGCAGAGACAATACAATCTATGTCCAGAAAATGTTGCAG gaatcatATATGACATATGAGGATGAGCTGAGGCTGGTGGGGGAGCTGATCACAGTCATTGGAGCCATAGTAATTTTGATCCTTGAG ATCCCAGATATCCTTAGAGTTGGAGCGGCAAAATACTTTGGACAAACCATCCTGGGAGGGCCTTTTCACATAATTGT CATCACATATGCCTGCATGATTCTAGTAACCATGGTGATGCGTCTCACCAGCACAACTGGTGAGGTGGTGCCCATGTCCTTTGCCCTGGTGCTAGGATGGTGCAATGTCATGTACTTCGCAAGAGGCTTCCAGATGCTCGGACCCTTTACCATCATGATCCAGAAG ATGATATTTGGAGATCTTATGCGCTTTTGCTGGCTCATGGCTGTGGTGATACTAGGCTTTGCATCAG CTTTTTACATCATCTTCCAGACAGAGAACCCTGAAAACCTTGGGCAGTTCTACAACTATCCCATGTCCTTGTTCACCACCTTTGAGCTGTTCCTCACTATCATTGATGGCCCTGCAAACTATGACGTGGACCTGCCCTTTATGTACAGCGTGGTATACTTTGCCTTCGCCATCATTGCCACCCTCCTTATGCTCAACTTGTTAATTGCCATGATGGGTGACACTCACTGGAGAGTGGCCCATGAGCGGGATGAGCTCTGGAGAGCCCAG GTTGTCGCTACTACTGTCATGCTGGAGCGGAAACTGCCACGGTGTCTCTGGCCTCGCTCTGGAATCTGTGGGAGGGAGTACGGGCTAGGGGACCGATGGTATCTCAG AGTTCAAGACAGGGTTGATcccaacaaacacaaaatgatGCGGTACACAGAAGCATTTAAGACTCAGGATAGGGATAACTATGacaaagatttggaaaagctgGAAATCGATAGGAACATCCTGTACAAGAAGGAACTGTCTGCTCTGTCATTGTCACGGAGCACATCCAGGACTAGTTCTCACCGTGGCTGGGAGATCCTGAGGCGCAACACCTTCCACCAACTTCGTGGAGAGGTCGGTCATCATACCATGGAAGAGGAGGTCTATGATGTCTAA